The Natronomonas salsuginis genome includes a region encoding these proteins:
- a CDS encoding ABC transporter permease, with product MSADTGTSRPADSAAANGVFGVGFRSLLRREILRFVRRPTNTFVPPAITNVLYFAVFGVVLGQRIDNIAGFDYIVFLLPGLVVLGAISNAFENASFSIFHGRWNEYIHETLTSPLSYTSMVLAYILAAALRGVVVGVIIVAIGLIFTPVPIAEPLYLAAFMIVVPLLFASLGVIGGLVANDFDDLTVMSQFILRPLVFFGAVFYSLDILPPLYRTLSLLNPMVYMVNGVRFGFLGYQEVDPLVSLGVLSGFAAAVIALDVYLFKRGYGLID from the coding sequence GTGAGCGCCGACACGGGTACCTCTCGACCCGCAGACTCGGCGGCGGCCAACGGCGTCTTCGGCGTCGGCTTTCGCTCGCTGCTCCGACGGGAGATCCTGCGGTTCGTCCGGCGGCCGACGAACACCTTCGTCCCGCCCGCGATCACGAACGTGCTCTACTTCGCCGTCTTCGGCGTCGTCTTGGGCCAGCGGATTGACAACATCGCCGGCTTCGACTACATCGTCTTCCTGCTGCCGGGACTCGTCGTGTTGGGCGCGATCTCGAACGCCTTCGAGAACGCGTCGTTCTCGATCTTTCACGGCCGATGGAACGAGTACATTCACGAGACGCTCACCTCGCCGCTTTCGTACACCTCAATGGTGCTCGCGTACATCCTCGCGGCCGCCCTCCGGGGCGTCGTCGTCGGGGTCATCATCGTCGCGATCGGCCTGATATTCACGCCGGTGCCGATCGCCGAGCCGCTGTATCTCGCCGCGTTCATGATCGTCGTCCCGCTGCTTTTCGCCTCGCTCGGCGTCATCGGCGGGCTGGTGGCGAACGACTTCGACGACCTGACCGTGATGAGCCAGTTCATTCTCCGACCGCTGGTGTTCTTCGGGGCGGTCTTTTACTCGCTCGACATCCTACCGCCGCTGTATCGGACGCTCTCGCTGCTCAATCCGATGGTGTACATGGTCAACGGCGTCCGGTTCGGCTTCCTCGGCTACCAGGAGGTCGATCCGCTCGTCTCGTTAGGGGTGTTGAGCGGCTTCGCGGCCGCCGTCATCGCGCTGGACGTATACCTGTTCAAGCGGGGCTACGGCCTGATAGACTGA
- a CDS encoding MFS transporter: protein MNGNDRSILSITMLGHGMVHMYELAIPIFITAWIAGLGVGSATLGIAVAVGYALYGIGSAPSGIVTDAYGSKRLLVGCLLGMGASFALLAVVDGLAGVTLALAVWGLAASAYHPAGLRLISTGVTERGAGLGYHGIAGNVGIALGPLVATTLLIAFEWRLVAAAMAVPAFAAAVYTIYVSVDELAAVEPVGGGEATDGGEDEPTATDPEDAPGSLPPIRGILGDTRTIFAGGFLIAFPMLILEGFFYRGVLTFLPDMLASYESLATVTIAGESVEPSGYVFVGLLVVGMGGQYVGGRLSDAMPPEKAAVGAFFALTVISVLFVPAASSGLLALLAVSALLGFVLFGEQPLLQAIVADYSTSDVRGLSYGYMFVGVFGVGSLGAAFSGAMLAYTTQRALFVLLAVVPLTAALISAALWRSNDAR from the coding sequence ATGAACGGCAACGACCGATCGATCCTCTCGATCACGATGTTGGGACACGGGATGGTTCACATGTACGAGTTGGCCATCCCGATATTCATCACCGCCTGGATCGCCGGCCTGGGAGTCGGCTCCGCGACGCTCGGCATCGCCGTCGCCGTCGGGTACGCCCTCTACGGCATCGGCTCAGCTCCGAGCGGTATCGTGACGGACGCGTACGGCTCGAAGCGGTTACTCGTGGGCTGTTTGCTCGGGATGGGGGCGTCGTTCGCCCTGCTCGCGGTCGTCGACGGCCTTGCGGGCGTGACGCTCGCACTGGCGGTGTGGGGGCTCGCCGCGAGCGCCTACCATCCGGCCGGACTCCGGCTCATCAGTACGGGCGTCACGGAGCGCGGCGCGGGGTTGGGCTACCACGGTATCGCGGGCAACGTCGGCATCGCGCTGGGGCCGCTCGTCGCGACCACGCTGTTGATCGCCTTCGAGTGGCGACTCGTCGCGGCTGCCATGGCGGTGCCGGCGTTCGCCGCCGCGGTCTACACAATCTACGTCTCCGTCGACGAGTTGGCCGCCGTCGAACCGGTCGGCGGGGGCGAAGCCACCGACGGCGGCGAAGACGAACCGACCGCGACCGACCCGGAGGACGCCCCCGGATCGCTCCCGCCGATCCGAGGGATCCTGGGTGACACGCGGACGATCTTCGCCGGCGGGTTCCTCATCGCGTTCCCGATGTTGATCCTCGAGGGGTTCTTCTACCGGGGCGTGTTGACGTTCCTGCCCGATATGCTGGCGAGCTACGAGAGCCTCGCGACCGTCACGATCGCAGGCGAGTCGGTCGAACCGTCCGGCTACGTGTTCGTCGGCCTGCTGGTCGTCGGCATGGGCGGCCAGTACGTCGGCGGCCGGTTGAGCGACGCGATGCCCCCCGAAAAAGCCGCCGTCGGGGCCTTCTTCGCGCTGACGGTGATCAGCGTCCTGTTCGTGCCCGCCGCCAGCAGCGGGCTGCTCGCGCTGTTGGCCGTGAGCGCGCTGTTGGGCTTCGTGCTCTTCGGCGAGCAGCCCCTCCTGCAGGCGATCGTCGCCGACTACTCGACCTCCGACGTTCGCGGGCTTTCGTACGGCTACATGTTCGTCGGCGTCTTCGGCGTCGGTTCGCTCGGGGCGGCCTTCAGCGGCGCGATGCTCGCGTACACGACCCAACGGGCCCTGTTCGTCCTCCTCGCGGTCGTCCCGCTCACGGCCGCACTCATCTCGGCGGCGCTGTGGCGGTCGAACGACGCGAGATAG